Proteins encoded within one genomic window of Ottowia sp. SB7-C50:
- a CDS encoding RNB domain-containing ribonuclease: protein MNNHLHPHQKQELADLAVAAMRERGLEPEFPKPALEQLKTIDGPSAEDGAGIVDMTGLLWCSIDNDDSRDLDQITVSEVLPDGHVKIMVAIADVDTLVAKDTPIDRHAQINTTSVYTSARIFPMLPEKLSTDFTSLNPNEERVATVTEMVFAPDGEIVRSHITRARVHNKAKLAYDSVAAWLEGNGPLPEAADRAPGMDQQLRTQDSVAQQLRARRREQGSLEFQTFQPRAEFDGDQVVAIKQQVQNRARQLIEEFMVATNGVTARFLAGKKRAAIRRVVKSPERWARIAEVAAERGWQLPPEPNSAALEQFLAAERKRDPLRFPDLSLIIVKLMGRGEYVVERPGGPTIGHFGLAVRDYSHSTAPNRRYPDLITSRLIKAALADVVSPYSHTELEFLANHCTKQEDAANKVERQLRKSEAAMLLESRIGDAFDGVVTGSANGNQWVRIFNPPAEGKLLVARGRQVKVGDKVRAKLLSTHVERGFIDFEMIG from the coding sequence ATGAACAACCACCTGCACCCGCACCAGAAACAGGAACTGGCCGACCTGGCCGTCGCCGCCATGCGCGAGCGCGGGCTGGAGCCGGAGTTTCCCAAGCCCGCCCTCGAACAGCTCAAGACCATCGACGGCCCGAGCGCCGAAGACGGCGCCGGCATCGTCGACATGACGGGCCTGCTGTGGTGCTCGATCGACAACGACGATTCGCGCGACCTGGACCAGATCACGGTGAGCGAGGTCTTGCCCGATGGTCACGTGAAGATCATGGTCGCCATCGCCGACGTCGACACGCTGGTGGCCAAAGACACGCCCATCGACCGCCACGCGCAGATCAACACCACCAGCGTGTACACCTCGGCGCGCATCTTTCCGATGCTGCCGGAAAAGCTGAGCACCGACTTCACCTCGCTCAACCCCAACGAGGAGCGCGTGGCCACCGTCACCGAGATGGTGTTTGCGCCCGATGGCGAGATCGTGCGCAGCCACATCACGCGCGCCCGCGTGCACAACAAGGCCAAGCTGGCCTACGACTCGGTCGCCGCCTGGCTGGAGGGCAACGGCCCGCTGCCCGAGGCCGCCGACCGCGCGCCGGGCATGGACCAGCAGCTGCGCACGCAGGATTCGGTGGCGCAGCAGTTGCGTGCGCGGCGGCGCGAGCAGGGATCGCTCGAATTCCAGACCTTCCAGCCGCGCGCCGAGTTCGACGGCGATCAGGTGGTCGCCATCAAGCAGCAGGTGCAGAACCGTGCGCGCCAGCTGATTGAGGAATTCATGGTGGCGACCAACGGCGTCACCGCGCGCTTTCTGGCCGGCAAGAAGCGCGCCGCCATCCGCCGCGTGGTGAAGTCGCCCGAGCGCTGGGCACGCATTGCCGAAGTCGCCGCCGAGCGCGGCTGGCAGCTGCCGCCCGAACCGAACTCAGCGGCGCTGGAACAATTCCTCGCCGCCGAGCGCAAGCGCGATCCGCTGCGCTTTCCGGACCTGTCGCTCATCATCGTCAAGCTGATGGGCCGCGGCGAATACGTGGTCGAGCGGCCCGGCGGCCCCACCATCGGCCACTTCGGCCTGGCGGTGCGCGACTATTCGCACTCCACGGCGCCCAACCGCCGCTACCCCGACCTCATCACCAGCCGCCTCATCAAGGCCGCGCTGGCGGATGTGGTGTCGCCCTACTCGCACACCGAGCTGGAATTCCTCGCCAACCACTGCACCAAGCAGGAAGACGCCGCCAACAAGGTCGAGCGCCAGCTGCGCAAGTCCGAAGCCGCCATGCTGCTCGAATCGCGCATCGGCGACGCGTTTGACGGCGTGGTGACGGGCAGCGCCAACGGCAACCAGTGGGTGCGCATTTTCAACCCGCCGGCCGAAGGCAAGCTGCTGGTGGCGCGCGGGCGTCAGGTCAAGGTGGGCGACAAGGTGCGCGCCAAACTGCTGTCCACCCACGTCGAGCGCGGGTTCATCGACTTCGAGATGATTGGCTGA